Proteins from a single region of Antechinus flavipes isolate AdamAnt ecotype Samford, QLD, Australia chromosome 2, AdamAnt_v2, whole genome shotgun sequence:
- the LOC127552342 gene encoding RNA polymerase II subunit A C-terminal domain phosphatase SSU72-like, whose product MPSSPLKVAVVCSSNQNRSMEAHRILKKRGFRVRSFGAGTCVNLPGPTPYQPNVYDFKTTYHQMYNDLLKKDQKLYTSNGVLNMLSRNKRLKPRPERFQNCRDEFDLIITCEERVYDKVIEHLNSRDQGSLRPVHVINVDIEDNEEEATLGAFLICELCQCIQRMEDMESQIDELLLKLEDKNDRTLLHTLCFY is encoded by the coding sequence ATGCCCTCTTCTCCCCTGAAAGTGGCTGTGGTGTGCTCCAGTAACCAGAACCGCAGCATGGAGGCTCACCGCATCCTCAAAAAAAGAGGATTCCGTGTCAGATCTTTTGGAGCAGGAACTTGTGTAAATCTACCAGGACCCACGCCATACCAGCCTAATGTCTATGATTTCAAAACGACATATCATCagatgtacaatgatcttcttaAGAAAGATCAAAAGCTCTATACAAGTAATGGGGTTTTGAACATGTTAAGCAGAAATAAGAGACTCAAGCCCCGGCCAGAGAGGTTCCAGAATTGCAGGGATGAGTTTGATCTCATCATTACCTGTGAAGAGAGAGTCTATGACAAGGTAATAGAACATTTAAATTCCCGAGATCAGGGGTCTCTGAGGCCAGTTCATGTCATCAATGTGGATATTGAGGACAATGAGGAAGAAGCCACTCTAGGAGCCTTTCTCATCTGTGAGCTCTGTCAGTGTATACAGCGGATGGAAGACATGGAAAGCCAGATAGATGAACTGTTACTGAaattagaagataaaaatgataggACTTTGCTCCATACACTCTGTTTTTACTGA